The Ipomoea triloba cultivar NCNSP0323 chromosome 4, ASM357664v1 DNA segment GTCTATCATTATAGTTCAGACTGAATGCATTCCGTTGGTGTGTGTAACATTTTCAAATCAGGGTGAAGTAGAAGTGGTTAGTAACGATATCTGCCCCATAGGGTAGAAACTGGAAGGCATAATCTTATCAGCCTCGTGGTACAGCTCAATTGGTCAACTAATCCGGTTGATAGCCTGCTTCGCTGGCAGTTGCAATGTGCAGGATCAAGATCTATCCGAGGGGCACTATGGCACTTGGGCTGTATAGATTTGTTCCATACTATCATTGTGCCCAGAATCTCCTTTCATTGTCCCATAAAATATAAGCCTGGCTACGTATAAATTACCTTCTCTGAGAGATACCTAAAGGCTCCCTTCTTCTGTCCTGCTTCATATATATTGCATTGCGAGTATATCTGagaaagaataaataaaaattaacagcAATTGCCGTAGATGAAAACTCTTATCTGTTCAAGTGTTCAAAGACTTGGCAGATTTTCCAGGAAACCAATTGAGtgagaaaaaaacaaaagaatatgaTTGCTAAAAGAACGAATACCTGTGATTCTACACTGGCACAAACAGCATAAATTCCCCAGTTTCTTGTGTAGTTATTGTACAAATGTACCTTTGCGAACCTGACACGAGGATGGCGCTGTCTAGTCCCATCAAAGAAACAATGGTGTATGGTCACCCTCATACATCTGTCTGTTATGTTGGAAGGATCTGCCCCAATAAGGATTGTTTTGTCATGCTTTGAGAAGTGACACCTGAACGTAGCACAGAGGTTAACAAAAGCGATCAAATAACGATGTTGATGGAAGTTGATCCAACTAACCTAGAAATAGTTATATCTGTACTCTCCCGGGTGATATCAATTAACCCATCATCATAATCACTGAGACTGCAACGGTCTATCCATATGTGCTTTGAATTGGGTTTAATCTGGATGCCATCAACATCATGTCCTCTACCACCTTCAAATTCTAGATTGCAGACAATTACATGTTCACACTCCTTCAACCTCAACCCTTTTCCAGTGAGTTTAATTCTTTGACCTCGCCCATCAATCGTTTTGTACGATGAAACATTTAAATAAGACCTAAGTTCAATGGTTCCTGAAACTTCAAACACAATCCAGAGAGGCTCCTTCCTACGACATCCATCTCGAAGAGACCCTGGCCCATCATCTACAAGTTTGAACCAAGAATTTCACTTATTGTACCACTGCCAGAAAATAGAGTAAGCAATCCAACATAGCAGAAGCCACAAAATGAAGGAATGAAGGGGGATATAGAATGAGTACTATACTACACTAATTCCCAATTGActtacacagttacacatcagatgcatataatattatgtaaacTGTCCAGGTGCAATATTGCTTCTGACACAAGGCATATTCACAACATACtaccaaaaattttaaaaatccattacattaattataataataacatccagtgtataaataataataataatcttctcaaaaaataataataataataataataataataataattcaagcACGAAAATATCATGATAGCATTAGTAATAACCACGCCACAACACATTGAAACAAATGTATGGTGTGCGGGGCAACCCCAGTCAAGTTGGTCACCGTTGGCTTGGTAACAACAAGTTCCACTC contains these protein-coding regions:
- the LOC116014813 gene encoding probable pectate lyase 4 gives rise to the protein MGNHHGRYSDHRHHHNPAAFPGPAPLPPHTYKYEPPNQSAPPIQHPHTSNMALLLPYAHVDSTLRALAGQAEGFGRFAVGGLHGPLYHVTTLADDGPGSLRDGCRRKEPLWIVFEVSGTIELRSYLNVSSYKTIDGRGQRIKLTGKGLRLKECEHVIVCNLEFEGGRGHDVDGIQIKPNSKHIWIDRCSLSDYDDGLIDITRESTDITISRCHFSKHDKTILIGADPSNITDRCMRVTIHHCFFDGTRQRHPRVRFAKVHLYNNYTRNWGIYAVCASVESQIYSQCNIYEAGQKKGAFRYLSEKATDKLEECIGSIKSEGDLFVSGTQSGLMPTPNEGAIFHPTEHYPTCTVEPPSDSLKHFLQHCTGWQCIPRPPDLPVVA